The Natrinema amylolyticum genome includes the window GTCGAGACGGGGTCGGAGCCCCCCACCGAGGCGTCCGAGGACGCAGCCGGGTCCAGAGCGACGGCCGACGCCGACGGGGACGGCTGATCGCCCGTTCGCCGATCGATCACTCGTTTTTCCAGTCACCCGGCTCGACCCCGTGGATTTCTCCTTTCGCTTCCCGTCCGCCCGGCCACAGTCCGATCGCGATCACACCGGCGAAGAAGAGTCCGAGGAGCACCGCCACGAGCGCGCCGTGGAGTCCCGGCAGTTCGGCGGCTTCGGTCCACCGCTGTTCCGGGGTAAACATCGTGACCTTGAACGTCCAGCCGATTCCGGCCACCGCAAAGAGGAGCCCGTAAACCCGACGGATTCGCCGTGAGAGCGCTTCTCGAACCGAGACTTTGAACGTCGGATGTCGGAGGTCGTCGCTCAGTTCCTCGCGCCAGGCGGGGTGTTCGACGCCGGTCGGTTCGAGCGCGTTCGCGAACACGTTCTCCTGTACGAAGCGGACGCGGGCGCGCCAGTGGTCGTAGAACCGGTAGCGGCGCACCTCGTAAAACAGGAAGATCGACAGGACGAACATCCCGATCAGGAGCAGGAAGGCGGGCATGCTCCGGCTCGAGAAGACGAGCGATAGCAGCGCTGCGAGCAGCGTGATCGACCAGTCGGTCGTCCGGTCGATCCGATCCTGCGCGCTGTTGGCCTGGCTGACCTCGCCGCGGTAGAAGTGCGGGAGCACGCCGAGCAGGGAGTCCGTGTCGTTAGCGACCGTCGCACCGATCTCCTGATCCTCGCGGTCGAGCGGTCCGTCCCTGTGCTCCCGTTCGCCCCGACCGCCCTCCTCGAGCGGCCGGTCGCTGCCAGTGCCGTCGATCGGCCGGTTCTCGCCGGGTTCGTCGCTGTCGTCCATGCCGCCCCCCGACACCGCGGCCGCGTATAGTGGCCCGTGTGGCGATTGCAGGGCCTGTGGCGGTCGGGTCCACCGGTATATCACCTGTCGTCCAGTCCGAAACGAGTGCGTTCATTACCCCGTACCCGCTAGAGGCCAGTATCGTGTCTCGGATCGAACGCCGTCACCGGCGCCGGTGGGGAGCGGACCGATCGCTCGATCGAGACCACTGCTAAGCATGCACGGATCACACGCAACGGGGAGTCCGTACGCTCCCCACACAGAGGAGGACCGCACGGCAATGCTCGAGGCGGTCGGTACGGAGTCCGTCGAGGAACTCTTCGACATTCCGGCCGACGTCCGGTTCGACGGGGACTTCGACATCGACGCGCGAACGGAACGGGAGACCAGACGGCTGGTTCGCTCGATGCTGGGCCGTAACGACGACCTGACCGAACTACTGGGTCGGGGTCACTACGGCTACTACGTGCCGTCGCTGGTCGACCACCTCGCGGACCGCTCGGAGTTTCTCACGTCCTACACGCAGTACCAACCCGAGATCTCCCAGGGATTTCTGCAGGCCCTCTTCGAGTACCAGTCGCTCCTGGTCGAGCTGACCGGCCTCGAGGTCGCGAACTGTTCGATGTACGACGCTGCGACGGCGCTCGGCGAGGCCGCAACGCTGGCGGACCGGGTTCGCGACACCACGGGCCACCGCGTGCTCGTCCCCAACCGCCTGCGCGAGGAACGGCGGAGTACCCTCGAGAACTACGTCGCTGGCACCGACTTGGACGTCGAGACCTACCCCGGTGACGACGGCAACGTCGACCTCGCGGGACTCGAGGACACCGTCGACGAGGAGGTCGTCATGATCTACGCCGAGAACCCGACGGTTCGCGGAACGATCGAGGAGCGCCTCGACGCGATCGGCGACCTCGCCGAGGACAACGACGCGCTCTTTGCGCTCGGTTCCGACCCGATCGCGCTGTCCCTGCTCGAGCGACC containing:
- the gcvPA gene encoding aminomethyl-transferring glycine dehydrogenase subunit GcvPA, yielding MHGSHATGSPYAPHTEEDRTAMLEAVGTESVEELFDIPADVRFDGDFDIDARTERETRRLVRSMLGRNDDLTELLGRGHYGYYVPSLVDHLADRSEFLTSYTQYQPEISQGFLQALFEYQSLLVELTGLEVANCSMYDAATALGEAATLADRVRDTTGHRVLVPNRLREERRSTLENYVAGTDLDVETYPGDDGNVDLAGLEDTVDEEVVMIYAENPTVRGTIEERLDAIGDLAEDNDALFALGSDPIALSLLERPVDVGADVVVGDASVLGLPTSYGMGLGLFATREDYLRQVPGRLVGASEDATDRRAFTLTLQTREQHIRRERATSNICTNQAWVALRTAMHAAVLGPSGMVDLAERDVRRARDLADRLDDIVGVRAPVHDRHHLREFVARTDQPARAVVDDLEKRGFAVHVVGDHEIQICIAGVSDDRIDRFAAAVEEVTR
- a CDS encoding DUF2270 domain-containing protein is translated as MDDSDEPGENRPIDGTGSDRPLEEGGRGEREHRDGPLDREDQEIGATVANDTDSLLGVLPHFYRGEVSQANSAQDRIDRTTDWSITLLAALLSLVFSSRSMPAFLLLIGMFVLSIFLFYEVRRYRFYDHWRARVRFVQENVFANALEPTGVEHPAWREELSDDLRHPTFKVSVREALSRRIRRVYGLLFAVAGIGWTFKVTMFTPEQRWTEAAELPGLHGALVAVLLGLFFAGVIAIGLWPGGREAKGEIHGVEPGDWKNE